DNA sequence from the Candidatus Bathyarchaeota archaeon genome:
CAAACTTTATGGAGCTCGAGGAGGAGGCGATACGTAAAATCCTATCCAACCTGCCGGAGAACCTCTCAAACAGATACCTCTCAATATGGAGAGAAATGCAAGACTCAGAGTCTGAGGAAGCGAAGCTTGTGAGGAGCGTCGACAAGCTCGAGATGGCTATTCAAGCAAAGGAATATATCGGTCAAGGCTACGCTGCTGAGAGGCTTGATGAGTTCATAACATCTGCTGAATTTAAGATCCAGAACTCTAAGACGTTGCAGCTACTAAAAATTCTTAAAAAGAGACCGAAACCTATTTCATCTACCTAGAACGATAACTCATGAAACCTAACAAGGAAGGTATGGAATCTCAAGTTTGATGCCGGTAGTAATCCCAAACAATGTCCTTGAGAAGATCAGGATCCAACTGAATGTTCCATATGAGCAGATAGGTCTGCTCATAGGAGGAGCCTCAAACGGCCAACTCATAATAAACGACGCCATAAGCGGCACATATGGAGCAAGCAGGTCAATATCGGTCTTCTCCCCTGAAGTATTGGCGGAGATTGCAGACGACATAATAAACGGCAGGATAACAGGTAGAATAGTGGGCTGGTACCATTCACATCTGGGAACAGGAATATTCATGTCGCCTATAGATATTGAGACTCACATGAGACTCCAACAGTTTTCAAACGAGATAGTAGCTATGATAGTTGACACGTCGATAAACCAGTTTGGAATATTCACCTACGACCCTCGACTCGGCGGTTTAACTCAAATCCCAGAAGAATACATCATAATAGTATGAAGTAGCAGATTCAAGTCTGAAGCATCCTTTACAATTACTCGCTATCTATTCTTCGAAATCTATTTGAAAAAAATCTTTCAGAAACATATTATACGCGTCGGCCTCTCCTACCGCCTGGTCGACGTGTGCCATCATGCGGAACAGGTGTAACGTCCTCAATTCTACCTATCCTGAAACCTGCCCTGGCGAGGGCCCTTATAGCGGCTTGAGCACCTGGCCCAGGGGTTCTTGCGCCGTGACCTCCAGGTGCTCTGACCCTGATATGGATAGCTGAGATGCCTCTATCCTTAGCTATCTGGGCTGCTGTCGCAGCTGCCCGCATAGCGGCGTAAGGTGAACCCTGAAGCCTAGCTGCCTTGACATGTCTCCCCCCTGAACTTATCGCAACAGTCTCAGCCCCACTAAGGTCTGTTATATGGACTATAGTATTGTTGAAGGATGAGTATATGTTTGCGATACCCCAATGCTCAGCCTTCTTCTCAGACAGGGCCTATATCACCATCACATTTTAGTACATCCGAAACTCAGAATCCTATTTAAGCATTTTTTAGCTACCTTTTTCAGTCATCACATAAAATATAATGGTTGAAGAGTTTTGATGCAGCCAGACCTGAATCTTCTAAGGATCGTCAAATGTCAAGGACGCCACATCAGAGGGGTATGTGACATTGAATATAGAAGTTTCAGCAACCCTTTTCCAGAGGAATACCTAATAGAACTTTTCAGAATGTTCCCTGAAACCTTCCTCGTAGCTGAGTTGGATGGTCAAACTGTAGGGTACTTGGTAGCATCAGTCTCAGGCCGGCGGGCCCACATAATATCTTTAGCAGTCGATGAAAAGTTTAGAAGGAGGCATGTTGGGAGCATCTTACTCCAGACCCTCATAGATAACTTGAAGGCTAATGGTGTTGAGGAGATTCTTCTTGAGGTGAGGCTGGACAATATTGCCGCGAGAAGACTTTATGAAAAGTTTGGTTTCGAGGCCACTGGAAACTTGAGAGGCTACTATGAGGACGGTAGAGATGCTGCACTCTACCGTCTTAGGATCTACTGAGAATGGAGGGAGAAAAATGTCTAAAATATTTTTCTGGCTCCTCGATATTAACCATGAGGTTGTGGATGGTAATGTAGAGGTTAGGATGTGGGGGAAGGATGGTGATGGAAAGACTGTTCTTCTGGTATCTAGTGTAACACCTTACTTCTACGTTTTGCCTAAGGGGAATGATGTTGAGGCCGCTGCATCCATAATAAGGGCTCTCAAGGAAGAATATGGAGAGCTGGTGGATGCTGAGGTTTCTGAGAAAAGGTATTTCGGGAAACCTGTGAAAACCGTGAAGGTATCTTGCAAGACACCTGACGGCTTAGACCGGCTGTCGAGAATCTTATGTAAAGCACCATATGTCAGGGAATGTTTTGAGGATGATATAAGGCCGGCTGCAAGATACATCATCGACAGCGGTCTCAACCCTTCAGGATGGTATGAGGTTGAGGTTAGGAACATCCCCAAACATGACTTTCAAGTCGACAGGGCGTATGAGGCTGTCAAGACTCCTCTGCCAGTCTGGAGGTTGCACCCTCCAGATTTGAGGGTGCTCGCTTTCTCAACGGTCTATTTCTCGGAGAGGGGAAGTCCAGATCCTGATAAGGACCCGATACTGGTGGTCTCGATATCTACAATGGACGGTGGGAGCGAACAGTATACGGTCGATGATGATGGAGATGGCGAGGTGTTGAAGAGGTTTATCTCCAGACTCCGCAAGTTAGATCCAGATATTGTTGTAGGTTGGGGGCAGAACAGTCTAGACTGGGATTATATGCTTACCCGTTCAAGGAAGAGTGGGGTCAAACTATCAGTTGACAGGTGTGGTGGTGAGCCACATAGGAGTACGTTCGGCCACATCTCAATAACAGGGAGAGCCAACATAGACCTAGCAAATATTGCAGACGATATGCCTGAGGTGAAGGTTGAGGGTCTAGGAGGCTTGGCTGAGTTTCTCGGAGTTGCAAGAAAGGATGAAGTTGACAGGTTTCAAGATGTCGAGACTGGGATTTTATGGAAGAGTTCTGATGGCCGTAGAAGACTCATCGAATATTCAAAGTTCAGGTCTGAGGTTACGCTGAGAATCTTAAACTTGCTGATTGATTATGCGATTCAGATGTCCCATCTCACAGGCCTCCCCCTGGACCAGGTGGCTGCTGCGGCTGTCGGCTTCAGGGTAGACTCCTACTTGATGGCCCAGGCACATAGACTCAACGAGTTGATTCCGAAGAGGACGGAGCAACCATATATTCCATACCAGGGCGCAATAGTTATGGAGCCAAAGCCTGGAGTCCATGAAGATGTAGCTGTTCTAGACTTCACATCTATGTACCCTAACCTAATGATCATGTATAACATCTCACCTGATAGCTTCATCGGTTCAACTGATACTTCAACAACAGAGTTCTTCACAGCTCCTGAGGTAGGCTTCAAGTTCAGGAAGGACCCGCCAGGCTTCTATAAAAAGGTCTTACAGGATTTGATAAATGTCCGCAGAGAGATTAAGAGTAAAATGAGTGAAGTCTCTAAGG
Encoded proteins:
- a CDS encoding HD domain-containing protein, translated to MKEEPFESVLRFIHDVGRIKSVIRTGWREKVGIEKPESVADHMYRTAVISMIISDLEGFDTEKVLRMALLHDLAEAFTGDLTPTQKEIYTPSNFMELEEEAIRKILSNLPENLSNRYLSIWREMQDSESEEAKLVRSVDKLEMAIQAKEYIGQGYAAERLDEFITSAEFKIQNSKTLQLLKILKKRPKPISST
- the rimI gene encoding ribosomal protein S18-alanine N-acetyltransferase, which produces MMQPDLNLLRIVKCQGRHIRGVCDIEYRSFSNPFPEEYLIELFRMFPETFLVAELDGQTVGYLVASVSGRRAHIISLAVDEKFRRRHVGSILLQTLIDNLKANGVEEILLEVRLDNIAARRLYEKFGFEATGNLRGYYEDGRDAALYRLRIY
- a CDS encoding DNA polymerase II, producing MSKIFFWLLDINHEVVDGNVEVRMWGKDGDGKTVLLVSSVTPYFYVLPKGNDVEAAASIIRALKEEYGELVDAEVSEKRYFGKPVKTVKVSCKTPDGLDRLSRILCKAPYVRECFEDDIRPAARYIIDSGLNPSGWYEVEVRNIPKHDFQVDRAYEAVKTPLPVWRLHPPDLRVLAFSTVYFSERGSPDPDKDPILVVSISTMDGGSEQYTVDDDGDGEVLKRFISRLRKLDPDIVVGWGQNSLDWDYMLTRSRKSGVKLSVDRCGGEPHRSTFGHISITGRANIDLANIADDMPEVKVEGLGGLAEFLGVARKDEVDRFQDVETGILWKSSDGRRRLIEYSKFRSEVTLRILNLLIDYAIQMSHLTGLPLDQVAAAAVGFRVDSYLMAQAHRLNELIPKRTEQPYIPYQGAIVMEPKPGVHEDVAVLDFTSMYPNLMIMYNISPDSFIGSTDTSTTEFFTAPEVGFKFRKDPPGFYKKVLQDLINVRREIKSKMSEVSKDSVEYKVLRERERVVKIVTNACYGYAGWIGARWYVREVAESVAAFGRASLRRVISIAKDLGLQIIYGDTDSIFVKYEPEKVEELLSIVGREMGMEIKVDKVYSRVLFTEAKKKYAGLLSDGTLDIVGLEVVRGDWSKIAKTVQERILEIVLREG
- a CDS encoding 30S ribosomal protein S11, which gives rise to MSEKKAEHWGIANIYSSFNNTIVHITDLSGAETVAISSGGRHVKAARLQGSPYAAMRAAATAAQIAKDRGISAIHIRVRAPGGHGARTPGPGAQAAIRALARAGFRIGRIEDVTPVPHDGTRRPGGRRGRRV